The following proteins are co-located in the Ailuropoda melanoleuca isolate Jingjing chromosome 13, ASM200744v2, whole genome shotgun sequence genome:
- the LOC100468864 gene encoding keratin-associated protein 4-6 produces MVNSSCGSVCSDQGCGHGLCQETCCCPSSCGSXGSSCCRPSCCISSCCRPTCCQTTCCRTTCCRPSCCVSSCCRPSCGGSSCCGSSCCRPSCCISSCCRPTCCQTTCCRTTCCRPSCCVSSCCRPSCGGSSCCGSSCCRPSCCISSCCRPTCCQTTCCRTTCCRPSCCVSSCCHPSCGGSSCCGSSCCRPSCCISSCCRPSCGGSSCCGSSCCQPSCCCPSCCLRPVCGRVSCHTTCYRPTCVISTCPRPVCCASSCC; encoded by the coding sequence ATGGTTAATTCCTCTTGTGGTTCTGTCTGCTCTGACCAGGGCTGTGGCCACGGCCTCTGCCAGGAGACCTGCTGCTGCCCCTCCAGCTGTGGTTCCNGTGGCTCCAGCTGCTGCAGGCCCAGCTGCTGCATCTCTAGCTGCTGCCGCCCCACCTGCTGCCAGACCACCTGCTGCAGGACCACCTGCTGCCGCCCCAGCTGCTGTGTGTCCAGCTGCTGCCGCCCCTCCTGCGGTGGCTCCAGCTGCTGTGGGTCCAGCTGCTGCAGGCCCAGCTGCTGCATCTCTAGCTGCTGCCGCCCTACCTGCTGCCAGACTACCTGCTGCAGGACCACCTGCTGCCGCCCCAGCTGCTGTGTGTCCAGCTGCTGCCGCCCCTCCTGCGGTGGCTCCAgctgctgtggctccagctgctgcAGGCCCAGCTGCTGCATCTCTAGCTGCTGCCGCCCCACCTGCTGCCAGACCACCTGCTGCAGGACCACCTGCTGCCGCCCCAGCTGCTGTGTGTCCAGCTGCTGCCACCCCTCCTGCGGAGGCTCCAgctgctgtggctccagctgctgccGCCCCTCCTGCTGCATCTCTAGCTGCTGCCGCCCCTCCTGCGGTGGTTCCAgctgctgtggctccagctgctgccagccctcctgctgctgcccctcctgctgcctgcGCCCAGTCTGTGGCCGGGTCTCCTGCCACACCACCTGCTACCGCCCCACTTGTGTCATCTCCACCTGCCCCCGCCCCGTGTGCTGTGCCTCCTCTTGCTGCTGA